The DNA segment TCTTCTTATAACCCTCATTTATTATCAGCTTTTAAAAAAAAATAAAAAAAAATCAATTTCCGTTCACGGAAATCTATTTCTCAAACGTATTATATTATTGTATGGATGATTATCATGTTATCATAGAAAAGATAAAGAGAATTACAGGCTCCAATCGGTTAAAAAGAGAAGAGCTTGAGAAACTCGATTTCTTTCTAGATAATTTTACAGAAGACAAAGATGTTGATCTGTGGCTAAAGGAGAATTGGGAAAGATCAAAAGACCCTTCTCAAAATATCTCATCAAAGGATCGAATAAATATTAAAATTAATAAGTCAAGATTTGCAGAAGGAAGTTTTGTCAGGCAACTAACAGCAGCTATTGTAATAGCAACGTTATGCCTTAGCACCTGGCTATACTTACAATTGCCCAATAAAAACAACAATAAAATTGTTCAGGTTATAAAAAAAAATGAGTCACACATAAACTCAATTGTACTTAAAAAGGGAAAGCAATCCTTTGATCTTTCACAAAAGAGTTTGAATATACAATCCAATCATATAAAGATGATTGGAAGCAAAAATAAATTAAAACTGGAGGTTCAACATGCAGAAAAAGAAGAAAAAGAAGAAAAACAAATTTGGAATACTTTAAAAATTCCCAAAGGCAAAGATTACTACGTCATTCTTTCGGATGGCACGCAGGTATGGATGAATGCATGCTCAGAACTAAAGTTTCCCGATCATTTCAAGAAAGGGAAA comes from the Saccharicrinis fermentans DSM 9555 = JCM 21142 genome and includes:
- a CDS encoding FecR family protein; translated protein: MDDYHVIIEKIKRITGSNRLKREELEKLDFFLDNFTEDKDVDLWLKENWERSKDPSQNISSKDRINIKINKSRFAEGSFVRQLTAAIVIATLCLSTWLYLQLPNKNNNKIVQVIKKNESHINSIVLKKGKQSFDLSQKSLNIQSNHIKMIGSKNKLKLEVQHAEKEEKEEKQIWNTLKIPKGKDYYVILSDGTQVWMNACSELKFPDHFKKGKREVSLIGEAYFIVQSDTANPFFVTTQASKIMVTGTKFNVCSYHDENRSYVTLLEGKVGVHVDGQLHQIKPGEQLTQDDRGKIQINQVDPLVYISWKDGLFEFNDMPLNDIALRLTKWFDVSFEFENKKVASQRFTGMVKKEQQIDYFLKILEKTTDLNFVYTDSKVIIKEK